The DNA segment GTGATCCTCAAGCTCTTCTGGTTTAATGCCGTATGCTGCGGCACGCTCTTCGCGCCAAGCAGATCCCCAGATCGCTGACCCCTGTAAGACTGCATCAGGTAATACCGTATTCACACGGATTCCGAAGTCTCCACCCTCTGCAGCAATGGTACGTGCCAAATGAGCTTCAAGCGCCTTCACCGAGCTGTATGCAGATACATTTTTTCCTGCATACACTGAGTTTTTCGAACCGATAAAGACCATGCTTCCCCCAATGGACTGCTTCTTCATTAGCTTAAAGGCTTCACGAGAGACGAGGAAATAGCCCGTTCCAAGCACATTCATGTTCAAATTCCATTCTTTTAAGCTTGTTTCGTCAAACGGGCTTGATGTAGCTAGCCCTGCATTATTAACAAGCATGTCCAGTCCACCATATGTTCGGGCAACCTCAGCAAAAGCAGACACGATTGCATCCTCATCTGTTACGTCCATCTTAATGGCAATGGCACGTCCCGCACCATGTTCTGCATTAATCTCATCAGCCACCTTCTGTGCGCCCTCGAGATTTAAGTCTGCAATGACTACATGTGAACCCTGACTGACGTACTGACGGCATGTTTCACTTCCGATTCCTCCTGCTCCACCTGTAACAAAGGCAACTTTACGTGAAAATTCAGCCTCTGCTGGTGCAAGCGAAAGCTTATATAATTCAAGCGGCCAGTACTCAATTTGGAATGATTCTTCTTCATTTAAAGAAACGAATTGACCAAGAGCAGTTGTCCCTTTCATAACGGAGATTGCACGCGTATAAAGGGCTCCACTTACCTTAGCATTCGCAAGGCTTTTCCCTGTGTTCACCATTCCGATACCAGGTATTAAAATGACACGCGGAGATGGATCAAACATGATGTCGCCTTCTGACTGGTTTGCTTCAAAGTAGGCTTTGTATTCTTCTTTGTATGAAGCAATGCCCTCAACAAGCTTTTCCACCAAACCAGCTGTATCCTTTGCATCTGGCTCCCAATCAATAAAAAGTGGTACACGTTTCGTATGAACAAGATGATCCGGGCAGGCCGCACCTACTTGAGATAACGCTTTTGCATCGTGACTATTTACAAACTCAAGAATATGTTCACCATCATCAT comes from the Alkalihalobacillus sp. FSL W8-0930 genome and includes:
- a CDS encoding bifunctional aldolase/short-chain dehydrogenase, whose product is MVKNLWNQQEAEQKQGLDELVYRSNLIGSDRAVCNWGGGNTSMKTTEIDFRGREVDVMWVKGSGSDLATMGAKNFTGLRLDDIHPLFEKDEMPDAEMVAYLENCMLSQKHPRASIETLLHAFLPFKHVDHTHPDAIISLCCADNGQEIAKEIYGDRFVWVPYIRPGFTLSKMIAEGVQNNPNAELVLMEKHGLVVWGDTAQESYERTISTINEAEAFIQSKQDVPFGGEKVSSLSGEERKDLLSSVMPVIRGQVSQQEKALLTYDDGEHILEFVNSHDAKALSQVGAACPDHLVHTKRVPLFIDWEPDAKDTAGLVEKLVEGIASYKEEYKAYFEANQSEGDIMFDPSPRVILIPGIGMVNTGKSLANAKVSGALYTRAISVMKGTTALGQFVSLNEEESFQIEYWPLELYKLSLAPAEAEFSRKVAFVTGGAGGIGSETCRQYVSQGSHVVIADLNLEGAQKVADEINAEHGAGRAIAIKMDVTDEDAIVSAFAEVARTYGGLDMLVNNAGLATSSPFDETSLKEWNLNMNVLGTGYFLVSREAFKLMKKQSIGGSMVFIGSKNSVYAGKNVSAYSSVKALEAHLARTIAAEGGDFGIRVNTVLPDAVLQGSAIWGSAWREERAAAYGIKPEELEDHYKKRTTLGVMILPKDIADAILFLSSSKSEKTTGCMITVDGGVPAAFTR